In Gymnogyps californianus isolate 813 chromosome 1, ASM1813914v2, whole genome shotgun sequence, the following are encoded in one genomic region:
- the SPAM1 gene encoding hyaluronidase PH-20, producing METLRQIQSFGICVTCMYPIASGMVFATLLVSCCSCLNIRARPLVSNSPFLSIWNAPTELCTERTGVQLDMKFFSLIGSTLKTSIGQNITLFYPDRLGYYPYKNEVTGEAFNGGLPQLSLLENHLKKAKEDIQFYIPSDEQFGLAVIDWENWRPVWIRNWGSKDIYRQESIELVQQRDLSLSEAEARTIAKKEFEAAAKSIMLESLKLGIEMKPNRLWGYYLYPDCYNYDYKQNPHNYTGTCLDIEIERNNELNWLWEKSTALYPSVYLETALRSSRNAQLFVRNRVQEAIRISYVSNSTHPLPVFVYTRPVFTDVYEEYLSQDDLVNTIGESAALGASGIVIWGDMNLTQNKNTCRTLDNYLRRTLTPYLINVTMAARICSQVLCQDSGACARKKWNSSDYLHLNPENIVIQMTKDGKYTLQGQPAFQDLQTFIEKFDCHCYAGHSCEPRADINEIHYLHACISEDICIQISSNSLSNIEASEEKILSNRTVFSFTSQNKVTLSTHPEIEDFQSTFGNNILNITTAEYNTVTAATRYDLEANDTRTFSCSSSYKIRMFNLFCLSLILRTLI from the exons ATGGAAACTCTAAGGCAAATACAAAGTTTTGGTATCTGTGTTACCTGTATGTATCCTATAGCATCCGGTATGGTATTTGCCACTCTTCTAGTTTCTTGCTGCTCATGTCTGAACATAAGAGCTCGTCCACTTGTTTCTAATTCACCTTTCCTTTCTATCTGGAATGCTCCTACAGAACTTTGTACTGAAAGGACTGGAGTGCAGCTGgacatgaaatttttttctcttattggAAGCACACTGAAGACATCCATTGGGCAAAACATCACTCTTTTCTACCCAGACAGGCTTGGCTATTATCCTTACAAAAATGAAGTCACAGGAGAGGCATTCAATGGAGGACTCCCTCAACTCTCGCTGCTGgagaatcatttaaaaaaagccaaagaggACATCCAGTTCTATATTCCTTCGGATGAACAGTTTGGATTGGCTGTCATTGACTGGGAAAACTGGAGACCTGTGTGGATAAGGAACTGGGGATCAAAAGACATTTATAGACAGGAATCCATCGAACTGGTTCAGCAGAGAGACCTCAGTCTATCAGAAGCCGAAGCCAGGACTATAGCTAAAAAGGAATTTGAAGCTGCAGCAAAATCAATTATGTTGGAATCTTTAAAGCTGGGTATAGAAATGAAGCCAAACCGTCTGTGGGGATATTACCTTTATCCAGACTGCTATAACTATGattacaaacaaaacccacataATTATACAGGAACCTGTTTAGATattgaaatagaaagaaataatgagcTTAATTGGTTGTGGGAGAAAAGCACAGCACTTTATCCATCTGTCTATCTAGAGACAGCCTTAAGATCTTCCAGAAATGCCCAGCTCTTTGTTCGCAACAGAGTTCAAGAAGCCATTAGAATTTCATATGTCTCTAATTCTACTCATCCCCTTCCAGTTTTTGTATATACACGTCCAGTATTCACAGATGTCTATGAGGAATATCTCTCCCAG GACGACCTAGTAAATACCATCGGAGAATCTGCTGCACTGGGTGCTTCTGGAATTGTGATCTGGGGTGATATGAATTTAACACAAAATAAG AACACCTGTAGAACTCTGGACAACTACCTTAGGAGGACTTTGACCCCATACCTCATCAATGTTACGATGGCAGCCAGAATCTGTAGCCAAGTGTTATGCCAAGACTCTGGTGCTTGTGCACGGAAAAAATGGAATTCCAGTGACTATCTTCACTTGAACCCTGAGAATATTGTCATTCAAATGACAAAGGATGGAAAATACACTCTACAAGGGCAACCAGCATTTCAGGATCTGCAAACATTCATAGAAAAATTTGATTGCCACTGCTATGCAGGGCACAGTTGTGAACCTAGAGCTGATATAAATGAAATCCATTACCTTCACGCTTGCATTTCAGAAGATATTTGCATTCAGATATCCTCAAATTCACTTTCTAATATAGAAGCCTCTGAAGAAAAGATCCTGTCTAacagaactgtattttcatttaccTCTCAGAATAAGGTGACATTATCTACACATCCTGAAATAGAAGATTTCCAATCTACCTTTGGAAATAATATACTCAATATAACAACTGCAGAATATAACACTGTCACAGCTGCCACTAGATATGATTTAGAAGCAAATGATACTCGTACTTTCAGCTGTTCTTCATCCTACAAGATAAGGATgtttaatctgttttgtttaagtCTAATTTTGAGAACCTTAATATAA